The following proteins are co-located in the Sulfurospirillum deleyianum DSM 6946 genome:
- a CDS encoding alpha/beta hydrolase translates to MNNQMKASRRDFMKKSALVGAGLVAVSVDALATNTKEASLQPQGGMVVTKVWDKTFPKSQNVEHQKVSFKNRYGITLVGDVYMPKHLKTPSPALAISGAYGAVKEQSSGLYAQIMAERGFVTLAFDPSFTGESGGEPRNVSSPDINTEDFSAAVDYLGIQTFVDKNRMGIIGICGFGGMGLNATAIDKRVKAVAVTSMYDMSRVMSKGYFDAMSLEERTKLLETLSLQRWEDAKKGTPTLGGRILPETLKGDEPQFVKEYFDYYRTSRGFHVRSLNSNGAWSATNALSFMNMPLMSYIKEISPRPLLIIAGENAHSRYFSEDAYKAANEPKELMIIPNTVHVDLYDKVEKIPFDKLDAFFKTNLK, encoded by the coding sequence ATGAATAACCAAATGAAGGCATCAAGACGTGATTTTATGAAAAAAAGCGCATTGGTTGGTGCGGGATTGGTAGCAGTGAGTGTTGACGCACTGGCTACCAATACAAAAGAAGCCTCTTTGCAACCCCAAGGAGGCATGGTCGTGACAAAAGTATGGGATAAAACATTCCCAAAGAGTCAAAACGTAGAACACCAAAAAGTGAGTTTTAAAAACCGTTATGGCATTACCCTTGTTGGTGATGTGTATATGCCTAAACATCTCAAAACACCTTCTCCTGCCTTAGCGATTTCGGGTGCATATGGAGCGGTTAAAGAGCAATCATCAGGACTTTATGCGCAAATTATGGCTGAGCGAGGCTTTGTCACACTAGCGTTTGACCCTTCTTTTACAGGGGAGAGTGGAGGCGAGCCACGCAATGTCTCTTCGCCTGATATTAACACCGAAGATTTTAGTGCGGCGGTGGATTATCTAGGGATTCAAACCTTTGTTGATAAAAATCGCATGGGTATTATCGGTATTTGTGGTTTTGGAGGCATGGGTTTAAATGCCACTGCCATTGATAAACGAGTTAAAGCCGTTGCGGTAACCAGTATGTACGATATGTCTCGGGTAATGTCTAAAGGTTACTTTGATGCAATGAGTCTTGAAGAGCGCACAAAATTACTTGAAACACTCAGTTTGCAACGCTGGGAAGATGCCAAAAAAGGAACGCCAACTTTGGGTGGTCGTATATTGCCTGAGACACTAAAGGGGGATGAACCGCAATTTGTTAAAGAGTATTTTGATTATTATCGAACCTCTCGTGGATTTCATGTACGTTCGCTTAATTCCAATGGGGCATGGAGTGCCACCAACGCACTGTCGTTTATGAATATGCCACTGATGAGTTATATCAAAGAGATTTCTCCACGTCCATTGCTTATCATCGCAGGGGAGAATGCACACTCACGCTATTTTAGTGAAGATGCCTACAAAGCGGCCAATGAGCCTAAAGAGCTGATGATCATCCCCAATACCGTTCATGTGGATTTGTATGACAAAGTAGAAAAAATTCCGTTTGACAAACTTGATGCTTTCTTTAAAACGAATTTGAAATAA
- a CDS encoding AraC family transcriptional regulator, with amino-acid sequence MNEAMEKCRLDIIDVIERLYPKSDEMVQSKISALSFFLASSPNEFKSIVYEPSLCIILQGSKAVGFGHQMYHYRENEYLLASTHIPADVKIIEASTQKPYRGLTLTFSLEAIYEVLKNVDANKLKVQQKSEKGLFFDTLHVKLYEPILRLVKLLERSNEEIAFLSPLIMKEILYTLINEKSGYFLTKFAMEGTTSNKIVKAISEIKHNFSEKLNMAELARRIDMSESHLYQNFKTITSLSPLQFQKKLRLEEAKKMLSVRNIDISEVAFLVGYESPSQFSREYSRMFGMPPKEHLKHLHA; translated from the coding sequence ATGAATGAAGCGATGGAAAAGTGTCGTTTAGACATCATTGACGTGATTGAAAGGTTATACCCCAAAAGCGATGAGATGGTGCAAAGTAAGATTTCAGCGCTTAGTTTTTTCCTAGCTTCTTCTCCCAATGAATTTAAAAGTATTGTTTATGAGCCATCCCTTTGTATTATTCTTCAAGGTTCAAAAGCGGTGGGATTTGGACATCAGATGTATCACTATCGGGAAAATGAGTACCTTTTAGCCTCAACGCATATTCCTGCGGATGTTAAAATCATCGAAGCCTCTACGCAAAAGCCTTATCGAGGGTTGACCCTTACGTTTAGTTTGGAAGCCATCTATGAGGTACTTAAAAATGTTGATGCTAACAAACTTAAAGTTCAGCAAAAATCAGAGAAAGGACTCTTTTTTGATACCTTACATGTAAAGCTTTACGAACCTATTTTACGGCTGGTAAAGTTACTTGAACGCTCCAATGAAGAGATTGCTTTTCTCTCGCCATTGATTATGAAAGAGATTTTATACACGCTGATTAACGAGAAGAGTGGTTACTTTCTCACTAAATTTGCGATGGAAGGAACGACTTCCAATAAAATCGTTAAAGCCATTTCTGAAATCAAACATAATTTTAGTGAAAAACTGAACATGGCTGAACTTGCTAGGCGTATTGATATGAGTGAGTCACATTTGTATCAGAATTTTAAAACCATCACCTCTCTCTCCCCACTGCAATTTCAAAAGAAACTTCGCCTTGAAGAGGCTAAAAAAATGCTCAGCGTTCGCAATATCGACATCTCAGAAGTGGCGTTTTTGGTTGGTTATGAAAGTCCTTCACAGTTTAGCAGGGAATATTCCCGTATGTTTGGTATGCCTCCTAAGGAACATCTTAAGCATTTGCATGCGTAA
- a CDS encoding efflux transporter outer membrane subunit, giving the protein MMRNIYALSLSAFIFAGCSLSPELNIPTTQFPERYEAVASTPSSTTLMQWWKAYGDEKLSALIEEALANNYDLQTSMANISLARATLSSNTSNRYPSLDVEGSGRKYRSSADTFSSTTHNTYNTFGLSAVLSYELDLWGKYKEAEASARASLIASYAAKETVKIALIASVADGYFTLVSLNEQLDIVKETITAREEGLKRYRVQYQAGSITKATLLQEEAELRSAQINKDSLEQSIVTQQSALAVLVGKSPKAIAEFAKNSLPRVLPQDIAVPSSLPSELLNNRPDIKQAEENLKAANANIGVARAAYFPSISLSGVLGYESTQLSNLVSSRSAMHNFGGSVASPLFNMGKTSSSVESAKANKELAEISYAQTVQKAFQESYDALNTRHILSTKLEHQKAYLDSMAQVFVLSKRQYEAGYGDYLALLDAKRNYLSAQLALIQVKQELLSSGVSLYKALGGGFDTERFSKETSAL; this is encoded by the coding sequence ATGATGCGTAATATCTATGCCCTCTCATTATCAGCATTCATTTTTGCTGGGTGTTCACTCTCTCCAGAGCTAAACATCCCCACAACACAGTTTCCAGAGCGCTATGAAGCGGTGGCTTCAACGCCAAGCAGCACAACGCTCATGCAGTGGTGGAAAGCCTATGGCGATGAAAAATTAAGTGCGCTTATTGAGGAGGCATTGGCAAATAACTATGACCTTCAAACCTCTATGGCAAACATCTCACTTGCCCGTGCCACACTCTCTAGCAATACGTCCAATCGCTACCCAAGCCTTGATGTGGAGGGAAGTGGAAGAAAGTATCGTAGCAGTGCAGATACCTTTAGCTCAACCACGCACAACACCTATAACACTTTTGGGCTGAGTGCCGTTTTGAGTTATGAGCTTGATTTGTGGGGAAAATACAAAGAAGCAGAAGCCTCTGCAAGAGCCTCTTTAATTGCCAGTTATGCCGCCAAAGAGACGGTGAAAATCGCTTTGATTGCCAGTGTGGCGGATGGATATTTTACGCTTGTTAGCCTCAATGAACAGCTTGATATTGTGAAGGAAACCATCACGGCACGAGAAGAGGGCTTGAAGCGTTATCGTGTTCAGTACCAAGCAGGCTCCATCACCAAAGCGACCCTTTTACAAGAAGAAGCGGAGCTCCGCAGTGCGCAAATCAATAAAGACAGCCTAGAGCAGTCCATCGTGACACAACAAAGTGCGTTGGCGGTATTGGTAGGAAAGTCACCTAAAGCGATTGCGGAATTTGCCAAAAACAGTTTGCCTAGAGTGCTTCCTCAGGACATTGCCGTGCCTTCCTCCTTGCCATCAGAACTCTTAAACAATCGTCCTGACATTAAACAGGCTGAAGAAAACCTCAAAGCGGCGAATGCGAACATTGGGGTTGCCAGAGCGGCGTATTTTCCTAGCATTAGCCTCTCGGGCGTTTTAGGCTATGAGAGTACACAGCTTTCCAATTTGGTCAGTTCTCGCTCAGCCATGCATAACTTTGGGGGAAGCGTGGCATCACCTCTGTTTAACATGGGAAAAACCAGCTCAAGCGTTGAGAGTGCCAAAGCCAATAAAGAATTAGCAGAGATTAGCTATGCTCAAACGGTTCAAAAAGCGTTTCAAGAGAGTTATGATGCGCTTAATACCCGTCATATTTTAAGCACCAAGCTTGAACACCAAAAAGCCTATCTGGATAGCATGGCACAAGTGTTTGTGCTGAGTAAGCGACAGTATGAGGCAGGGTATGGAGATTATTTAGCGCTCTTAGATGCGAAACGTAACTACCTCTCCGCCCAGCTAGCGCTTATTCAAGTCAAACAAGAGCTTTTAAGCTCAGGTGTCTCTTTGTATAAAGCCTTAGGTGGTGGCTTTGATACAGAGCGTTTTAGTAAAGAAACCTCTGCTCTTTAA